Proteins found in one Lysinibacillus fusiformis genomic segment:
- a CDS encoding TetR/AcrR family transcriptional regulator — translation MNQKRVIEVAATLFLEKGFAYTSMDELVRVSKVSKSNVYYHFSNKEELLEGVVDYWIEMYQSAIEDLLSQNQLLVEDRIQLFLKQISQGVQTREYKGSCPFITLYIQSPTNATKVKEKIGLFFKGLQTKVSLFLKQGVENGEFRKTINIDEVASLFITNLEGALFISETLEDATVIMKTADHLFNLLR, via the coding sequence ATGAATCAAAAACGTGTGATTGAAGTAGCTGCAACATTATTTTTAGAAAAAGGGTTTGCTTATACAAGTATGGATGAATTAGTTCGTGTAAGCAAAGTTTCAAAGTCTAATGTGTATTATCACTTCTCTAATAAGGAAGAATTGTTGGAAGGGGTCGTTGATTATTGGATTGAAATGTATCAATCTGCAATAGAGGACTTACTATCTCAAAACCAATTATTAGTTGAAGATCGTATCCAATTGTTTTTAAAGCAAATATCACAAGGAGTTCAGACCAGAGAATATAAGGGGAGCTGTCCATTTATTACGCTTTATATTCAAAGTCCTACAAATGCCACAAAAGTAAAAGAAAAAATAGGTCTTTTTTTTAAAGGCTTACAAACGAAAGTTTCTCTATTCCTTAAACAAGGGGTAGAGAATGGTGAATTTAGAAAGACAATAAATATTGACGAGGTTGCATCTCTTTTTATTACAAATCTTGAAGGAGCGCTATTTATTTCAGAAACACTGGAGGATGCAACTGTAATCATGAAAACAGCAGATCATTTGTTTAACTTGCTTCGATAA